A single window of Onychostoma macrolepis isolate SWU-2019 chromosome 16, ASM1243209v1, whole genome shotgun sequence DNA harbors:
- the LOC131521295 gene encoding serine/threonine-protein kinase pim-1-like yields the protein MAHMDKRRALGRSRSAAALTQMAAGQEAGRQCGDHIQKALSTPTRPWSPELPGYIAPLPSESTQRRRKRQSSEDEDPCTSYERPAKRSAEDAYIKGPMLGQGGFGSVFAGTRSSDRLPVAIKYVTKDEEHEDMEVEGQGLLPLEVALMTRVNSAPVCPSVLKLLEWFDHPDRYVMILERPDPCQDLHRFCEENGCLDESQAKKVLLQLIEALKHCESRGVFHRDVKPQNLLMCPDTSEIKLLDFGCGHLLKDSEYKEFAGTLSYAPPEWFCSHSYRAGPATAWSLGVTLYKLLCGSLPFKSARRVCRLRFPSHLSAGKRWQTCSCSQTEITAGASRS from the exons ATGGCTCACATGGACAAAAGACGAG CTTTGGGCCGCTCCAGATCCGCTGCTGCTTTAACCCAGATGGCTGCTGGTCAGGAGGCTGGGAGACAGTGTGGAGACCACATTCAGAAAGCACTGTCAACCCCAACCCGGCCGTGGAGTCCAGAGCTGCCTGGCTATATCGCTCCTCTGCCTTCGGAGTCGACTCAAAGGAGGAGGAAGCGGCAGAGCTCGGAGGATGAAGATCCCTGCACCTCGTACGAGAGACCCGCCAAACGCTCTGCTGAAG ATGCGTATATTAAGGGCCCAATGCTGGGTCAAGGTGGATTCGGCTCTGTGTTTGCTGGGACCCGCAGCTCTGATCGATTGCCA GTGGCCATCAAGTACGTCACTAAAGACGAGGAGCACGAGGACATGGAAGTT GAAGGTCAGGGTCTTCTGCCGCTGGAGGTCGCGTTGATGACCCGGGTCAATTCAGCTCCTGTCTGTCCCAGTGTCCTGAAGCTGCTGGAGTGGTTTGACCATCCCGACCGCTACGTCATGATCCTGGAGCGGCCGGATCCTTGCCAGGATCTCCACAGGTTCTGTGAGGAGAACGGCTGTCTGGATGAGAGCCAGGCCAAGAAGGTGCTGCTGCAGCTCATCGAGGCTCTCAAACACTGCGAGAGCCGCGGCGTCTTCCACCGGGACGTCAAGCCACAGAACCTGCTCATGTGCCCCGACACCAGCGAGATCAAGCTGCTGGACTTTGGCTGCGGACACCTCCTGAAGGACTCGGAGTATAAAGAGTTTGCAG GCACTCTTTCATACGCCCCTCCGGAGTGGTTTTGTTCCCACAGCTATCGTGCCGGACCAGCTACTGCTTGGTCGCTGGGTGTGACGCTCTACAAGCTCCTGTGCGGTTCTCTACCGTTCAAAAGCGCACGGAGGGTTTGCAGACTGCGCTTCCCGAGTCACCTGTCTGCAGGCAAGAGATGGCAAACATGCAGCTGTTCACAGACAGAAATCACGGCCGGAGCGAGCAGAAGTTGA